Proteins co-encoded in one Arachis stenosperma cultivar V10309 chromosome 7, arast.V10309.gnm1.PFL2, whole genome shotgun sequence genomic window:
- the LOC130941561 gene encoding uncharacterized protein LOC130941561 — translation MELIASSSTFCPVATPPLTSSLPPLSSSSTASFPFPPPPLRGCACRAILSTHTTQKEKNGMLGARSYDLDQLSGLTALSPLDGRYWGKVKELAPFMSEYGLIYYRVLVEIKWLLKLSQIPEIVEVPSFSEDAKSYLQGVIDGFSVSDALEIKNIEKVTNHDVKAVEYFLKQKCQSNAEVAKVLEFFHFACTSEDINNLAHGLMLKEAMGSVMFPIMDKIIKSFCNMAKDNAQVPMLSRTHGQPASPTTLGKEMAIFAVRLSRERKELYQVECLGKFAGAVGNYNAHVVAYPDVNWPQIAEEFVKSLGLSFNPYVPQIETHDYMAKLFHSLIRFNNILIDFDRDVWGYISLGYFKQITKAGEIGSSTMPHKVNPIDFENSEGNLGVANGGLSHLSMKLPISRWQRDLTDSTVLRNMGVGIGHSLLAYKSTLQGIGKLQVNEARLSEDLKQCWEVLAEPIQTVMRRYGVPEPYEKLKELTRGRAVTKESIRDFIEGLDIPEAAKTNLLKLTPDTYIGAAVELARTVEQAADLL, via the exons ATGGAGTTAATTGCTTCTTCTTCCACATTCTGCCCCGTCGCAACTCCCCCTCTAACTTCCTCACTCCcacctctttcttcttcttctactgcTTCCTTCCCctttcctcctcctcctctcagAGGCTGCGCTTGCAGAGCCATACTCAGCACCCACACCACCCAGAAGGAGAAGAACGGCATGCTCGGAGCTCGTTCCTATGATTTGGACCAACTTTCTGGTTTGACTGCTTTGTCCCCATTGGATGGCCGCTATTGGGGGAAAGTTAAGGAATTGGCTCCTTTTATGAGTGAATATGGCCTCATCTACTATAGGGTTCTTGTTGAG ATAAAATGGTTGTTGAAGCTGTCTCAGATTCCTGAAATTGTTGAGGTTCCGAGTTTCAGTGAAGATGCCAAGTCTTATTTACAAGGCGTGATTGATGGCTTTAGCGTGAGTGATGCCTTAGAGATAAAGAATATTGAGAAGGTGACTAATCACGATGTTAAGGCAGTGGAGTACTTCTTGAAACAAAAATGCCAATCAAATGCTGAAGTGGCTAAG GTGCTTGAATTTTTTCACTTTGCTTGCACGTCCGAGGATATAAACAACCTCGCCCATGGGTTGATGCTGAAAGAAGCAATGGGATCTGTTATGTTTCCTATCAtggataaaataattaaatcctTCTGTAACATGGCTAAAGATAATGCTCAAGTCCCAATGCTTTCTCGCACTCATGGACAG CCAGCTTCACCAACAACTTTGGGAAAGGAAATGGCTATATTTGCTGTGAGATTAAGCAGAGAAAGGAAGGAATTATATCAGGTTGAGTGTTTGGGGAAATTTGCTGGTGCGGTTGGAAATTACAATGCACATGTTGTTGCATATCCTGATGTTAACTGGCCTCAAATTGCAGAAGAGTTTGTAAAATCTCTTGGATTAAGTTTTAATCCTTATGTTCCTCAG ATTGAAACTCATGACTACATGGCGAAGCTATTTCATTCGCTCATCCGGTTCAACAATATATTAATTGATTTTGATAGAGACGTATGGGGCTATATATCCTTGGGTTATTTTAAGCAG ATCACAAAGGCTGGGGAGATTGGGTCGTCAACTATGCCTCACAAAGTGAATCctattgattttgaaaatagtgAAGGTAATCTAGGTGTTGCTAATGGAGGCCTGTCTCATCTAAGCATGAAATTGCCAATTTCACGATGGCAG AGGGACTTGACTGATTCAACTGTCTTACGAAACATGGGTGTAGGAATTGGTCATTCCCTTCTTGCTTACAAAAGCACACTTCAAGGAATAGGAAAGCTTCAG GTTAACGAAGCTCGCTTGAGTGAAGACTTGAAACAATGCTGGGAGGTGCTAGCTGAACCGATACAAACT GTTATGCGTAGATATGGTGTTCCGGAGCCTTATGAGAAGTTAAAAGAGCTTACGAGAGGGAGAGCGGTTACAAAAGAGAGCATAAGAGACTTCATTGAAGGCTTAGATATTCCGGAAGCTGCAAAGACGAATCTGTTAAAGTTgacaccggatacatacattgGAGCAGCAGTAGAATTGGCGAGGACTGTGGAACAGGCAGCGGATTTGTTATGA